Sequence from the Methanobrevibacter arboriphilus genome:
GCCATCATTTCACCAGAAGCAACAACATAAATTTCTTCGGCTTTACCATCACGAATAGGCATTGCAAAACCACCACAAACAACATCTCCAAGAACATCATAGAAAACAAAGTCTAAATTATCTTCATAAACTTTAAGCATTTCCATCATGTTTATAGCTGTAATAACACCTCTACCAGCACAACCTACACCAGGTTCGGGACCACCAGATTCAACACATTTAATATCACCAAAACCTACACTCATAACATTATCAAGATCCATACATGCTTCCTCACCTTCATCTCTAAGAGTATCCATAAGAGTTTTTTGCATTTTACCTCTAAGAATCATACGAGTACTATCTGCTTTTGGATCACAGCCATGAATCATTACTTTTTCATCATGAAAATGAGCCATTGCAGCTGCAGTATTTTGAGTTGTAGTTGATTTTCCAATTCCACCTTTTCCATAGATTGCAATTTTTCTTACCATCTTATCTTACCATCTTAATTTTTAGCATCTTAATTTTCCTTAATTCTAGTATGATTTATAATACTATTTTTAATACTATTACTTTTTAAAAATTTTTAATATTTTAATACTTTAACATTTCAAATTTTAGATTTTTAGAATTTTAAATTTAGAATTTTAAATTTAATATTTTAATTACCTAACAGTAGGAAAACGGTTTCCGTATTCCGACAACTTTATATTGTAGTTCATCATATATAAATATTGTGCTAACAATGCAAAGATAAATCAAAATATATTATAATAAAGTTTAATATTTGAACAAATATATTGTTCAACTGTTCAAAAATAGTTAAAAATTTAATAATAAAAAAAGGTGAAAACTTGGAAGATTATATAAGTCCATACAATAAGAAAGCAAAGTGCAACTTTCCAAAAAATATAACAATATGTGATACAACACTTCGAGATGGAGAGCAGACCCCGGGAGTTAGTTTAAGTGAAAATGAAAAGTTAGATATAGCTATCTTACTTGATAAATTAAAAATACCTCAAATTGAAGCAGGATTTCCACCAGTTTCAGAAAAAGAAAAAAAATCTATTAAAAATATTGTTAATGAAGGTCTAAACTCAAAAACTATTACTTTATCTCGTGCAAAAAAGGAGGATATAGACGCAAGTTTGGAATGTGGAGTTGATGGAACAATAATATTTATTGGTACTTCAGAAATTCAATTAGGATGTAAAAAATTAAGCCAAGAAGAAGTTATAATTAAAAGTATGGATATTATAGATTATGCAAAAGAACATGGTTTATATGTAGGATTTTCAGCTGAAGATGCAACTAGAACTGATTTAAATTTCTTAAAAAAGATTTACAGTGAAGCACAAGAAAGAAAAGTAGATAGAGTTCATATTGCAGATACAGTTGGAGCTATAACACCACAAGGAATGGAATATCTAGTAAAAGAATTGAGAAAAGACATAAAAATTGACATAAATCTCCATTGCCATAATGATTTTGGTATGGCTCAGCAAAATGCTATTTCTGGATTATTAGCTGGAGCAAATATTGTTGAAACAACAATAAATGGGATTGGTGAAAGAGCAGGTAATACTCCTCTTGAAGAATTAATCATGTCTTTAAAAGTTTTATATGGAATAGATCTTGAATTTAACACAGAACTAATAAAAAAAATATCAAAAACAGTTGAAATGTATACAAAAATAGAAATACCTTTTAACAAGCCAATAGTTGGAAAAAATATCTTCAAGCATGAATCTGGAATACATGTAGATGGAGTAATAAAAAATCCTTTTACATATGAACCATTTTCACCAAAAATAGTAGGACAAGAAAGAAACTTAGTATTGGGAAAGCATTCTGGATCAAAAGCAATTAAATCAAAATTAAATCAATTTGGAATTAAGATAAAAGAAAATAAAATCCCAGAAATCCTTAAAATAGTAAAAGAAACTAGTGAAAATGGAAATATAATAAACGACAATATTCTCAAAGAAATAGTAGAAAAAATATAAAAACGTTTTTAAAATTATTAAAAAATTAAAGATTTCTTAATATTACAAATCTTAATCTTATAATAATAAAAAAATCTAATAATAAAAATATAATAAAAATATTTTATAATAATAAAAATTATATAATTATAGATCATATAAACTAAAAAATTTTACAAAAGATGTTAGGAATGATTCTTTTTTGAATCATTTTCTTAATTCTTCAACAGCAATTTTAAATTCTCTAACAAATATTTTAACTTTTTCTTCAGGAATTGAAAAACTAACTCTAAGATAATTATCTCCAAATAATTTACTTGTATAATTACCTTCTCTTGTAAATATTTTTTTATCCAAAAGATAGTTTGCCATTTCTTTAGGACTAATTCCAGTAGCTTTCAGATCAATAGCTAACATATTACCATCTGAGGGATAAACTGGAATAAAAACTCCTTTTATTTCATCAACACATTCTTTAATTAAAATTTGATTATTTCGAGTAATATTCGTAATCTCATCAATCCAACTATCTTTTGACTTTAAAGCTGCAATAGCTCCTGCTTGTGCAATCAAATTAGTACCTAAATCATTGATAAGAATAGTTCTAACCGAATTTATTGTTTCTTTTATTCCTATAATTGAACCAATCCTAAGACCTGCCATTCCAAAAATTTTTGAAAAGCTATAAATAGTTATAGTATGATTTGGTGCATAATGAGCAGCTAAAAAATGTTCACGAGCAAAATCCCTATAAGTGATATCATGTAATAAGTATAAATCATTTTCTTCAGCAATTTTAGCAAACTCTTTAATCTCTTCTTCTGTATAACAACTACCTAAAGGATTCAAAGGATCTATAAGAACGATAATTTTTGTGTTATCATCCATATATTCTTTTACAATTTCAGGAGTTAATTTATAATCATTATCACCACTATAAATAGGAACAGATATGACTTTATTAGAAAATCTACTTGCAAAATTGTCAATAATTAAATAGCCTGGGTCACAAGTTATAACATTATCTTCTGGTTCCAAAATATCATTCATACAGAGATATAAGGACTCAGTTCCCCCAGCAGTTACTAAGATATCCATATCTTCTAAATTAAGATCTTTTAAAATCAATTTTTTTAACTCAGGAAATCCTTCAGGAGGAGGATATTTACAATATTCCTTACTTTCAACACAATTAACCATTGCATCCATTATATAATTCTTATTATGAAGATGATTAGTATTTTGACCCATCCATATAATATCTTTATCATTAAAAACATGTTCAAAAAATTCATTAGCTGATTTGAATCCTTTTGGAGGTGTTTTGGCAGCTTTTGCATATTTTTTTGGTTGGATCATATTATCACAAAATGTTATTTAATAAAATGTTAATATTTAAGAAATTTTTAATAAGAATAAAAATTTTAAAATAATATAGTAATTTTAAACTAATTTATGTGTATTATAATAATTTTAAACTAATTTTATAACAAAAATATTTATGTTTGAAATGATTTATAAAACTAATGGTTAAAATTTAATATATAAGAAAAAAGTAAATAAAAGAATAAAAAATAGAAATAAAACACATAATAGATATCATAATATTTATTCAATACCATTATTAGTAATAGAAAATTTAATACTTGTGCCTTCAGCTATTGATTTATGTCTTTTAAGAGTAGCTATACGTTGACCATTTATACCAGATTTAGATAATTCAACAATTATTTTACTCCAATACCTAAGTATAGTTCCACCAACAGGTATAATAGTACTTGACCTTTCATCTTCAAATGTAGAATAAATCTGATTAGTTATTACAACTGCAATATCATATTTACGAGCCATCCGAGATAATGAACCCATTTGAGTTCCTAATTCCCTATTTAAAAGATTAGATTTTTTACCTTCTTTTAATCTATATAATGCAACTGCAGAATCTATAATAATTAAATCGATATCATCTTCATTAGAATTGATCCATGATTCAATTGTTTTTAAATTATTCGATTGTTCCTGAAAAGAATTTGGTTCAAATACAATTATATTATTAGATATAACCTCAAAATCATTTTTAGCTAATTGTTTAACCCTATCAATCGATATTCCACCTTCAGTATCTATATAAGCTACTTTTTTCCCATTTTTTGCTACTTGTACAGCTAAATCAAGAGATATGTTGGTTTTACCAGATCCAGGAGGTCCATAAAATTGAGTTATATTTCTTTTTTCAATCCCTCCACCCAATATAAGATCCAAAGAAGAATTGGTCTGAATTTTTGAAGGATTACTAATATTTGCTAATGATTTCATATTATCTCCCTTAAATTATCTTTAAATTATTTTTTGAACTATTTTAAACTATTTAAAAGCTTTGAAACTATCTAAAGCTATTTAAACAATTTAAATTATTTCTAATCTATCTTTAAATTATATTTAAACTATATTTAAACTATATTTGAATATCTTTTAATAATATTTTAACTAAATGTTTAGAAGTTTTCTATAAATTTTTCTATAAATAATATTTCTTATAAATTTTAACTTTTTAAAGCATAATTTTTGTATTATATATAAGTTATATATTATATATAAGTTAAATTTATTATAAATAAAACTAAAAATATGTGAATTTATTATATTAATATTGTTAATACTATTATTAATACTATACCAATAATACATAATACTATAATTAAAATTAAAATTATAATTAAAATTATTATTAAACTTATTATTAAATTACTATAAAAATATCATTAGGATTACAATGAAACATTATTAAAAGGATTTAAGAATACCTGAACCTTTTCTTAATATCTTTGGTTCTTTTCTAGTCAAATCCACAATGGTTGAAGGTTCAGATTGCTTTAAACGACCTACATCAATTACAAAATCAATGCCTTCATTTAGCTGATTAATGATCTCATCTGGATTATTCAATGTTTTTTTTCCAGATAAATTTGCACTAGTAGTAGTGATAGGGAAACTTTGTGTTAATTTTCTAGAAATAATGTTTTCAGGAATTCTAATTCCTACTTTATGATTTTTAGTAGCATAGTTATGAATTGGTTCTTTTTTATAAAAAATAAAAGTAAAGGGGCCTGGTAAATTGTTTTTAAGAATTTGATGAGTTTTATTATTACCTACATCAGCTATTAACAATATTTCATCAATTGAAGAAACACAAACAGATAATGGTTTAAAATAATCTCTATTTTTAATATTATAAACCTTTTCAACAGCTTTTTCATTGAAAACATTAGCACCCAATCCATAAACAGTATCAGTAGGATAAAGTACAACTCCTCCAGAGGTTAAAACTTCGGTAGCTTCATCAATTAAATCTAAATCAGGATTATTTTGATCCATTTGAACTATTTTCATCTAAATCACATAACTTATAAAATTAAAATACATATTGATTAAAAAACATTTATTATAAAAAAATATTCATTATAAAAAATATTCATTATAAATGAGTCTGATATATGAGTATTCATATATAAAAACTTATATAAATATTTGTTTTCATATATTATAGCAATGTTAGAAAGATTTAGACCACTATTAAAAAAAATCCTTGAACCTTTTGCCAAAAGAATAAATATAAATCCAAATATATTAACACTAATCTCCCCTTTAATTGCCATTATATCTGCAATATTCTTTGGAACTGGGAATTTATTATTAGGAGGGATTTTTATCCTTATAAGCGGAGTTTTTGATGTTTTTGATGGAGCAATAGCTAGATATCATAATAAAACATCTGATTTCGGAGCTTTTCTTGATTCTACAATGGATAGATTCTCAGATGCTATAATAATCATCGGGATAATTTGGGGAGGTTATACTTCATGGTTGCTTGGAATTTTAGCTATTCATTCAGCAATTACAGTTAGCTATGTTAGAGCAAGAGCTGAAGCAAAGGGAATTGAGTGTAATGTAGGAATAGCTGAAAGAGCTACTAGACTCATTATCCTAATGGTAGGTGCATTTATTGCATGGCTATTCGGAAGTATCTTTATGAACTGGACTATTATAATACTTATCATACTCTCATATATAACTGTAGCTCAAAGAATACATCATGTTTGGAAAAAAACAAGTTATGAGAGAATAGGACTGTAATAAGAAATAGATATATAATCAAGGATAGAAGGTTGAATAATGGATTGTAATGAGAGAATTTTAATTGATATTGAAAAACTTGATGAAAGTTTTGAAAAAGTAGAATCCATAAAATTAAGCCAAGAGGAAAAAGAGATAATAAGAAGGGCAGAAAACTATAAAGAAGATTGCAAATATTACCTTGAAAAAGGAGATGAACTAACATCATTTGGATGTATAACCTATGCACATGGACTAGTTGATGCAATACTTCTCAATCACCATATAAATTAATAAGAATACTC
This genomic interval carries:
- the nifH gene encoding nitrogenase iron protein: MVRKIAIYGKGGIGKSTTTQNTAAAMAHFHDEKVMIHGCDPKADSTRMILRGKMQKTLMDTLRDEGEEACMDLDNVMSVGFGDIKCVESGGPEPGVGCAGRGVITAINMMEMLKVYEDNLDFVFYDVLGDVVCGGFAMPIRDGKAEEIYVVASGEMMALYAANNLCKGMVKYANQSGVRLGGIICNSRNVDGEKELIEEFCKRIGTQMIHFVPRDNIVQKAEFNKKTVTDFDPECNQASEYKALADKIIHNDNFVIPEPLKMEELEELVVEFGILD
- a CDS encoding homocitrate synthase family protein; amino-acid sequence: MEDYISPYNKKAKCNFPKNITICDTTLRDGEQTPGVSLSENEKLDIAILLDKLKIPQIEAGFPPVSEKEKKSIKNIVNEGLNSKTITLSRAKKEDIDASLECGVDGTIIFIGTSEIQLGCKKLSQEEVIIKSMDIIDYAKEHGLYVGFSAEDATRTDLNFLKKIYSEAQERKVDRVHIADTVGAITPQGMEYLVKELRKDIKIDINLHCHNDFGMAQQNAISGLLAGANIVETTINGIGERAGNTPLEELIMSLKVLYGIDLEFNTELIKKISKTVEMYTKIEIPFNKPIVGKNIFKHESGIHVDGVIKNPFTYEPFSPKIVGQERNLVLGKHSGSKAIKSKLNQFGIKIKENKIPEILKIVKETSENGNIINDNILKEIVEKI
- a CDS encoding pyridoxal phosphate-dependent aminotransferase: MIQPKKYAKAAKTPPKGFKSANEFFEHVFNDKDIIWMGQNTNHLHNKNYIMDAMVNCVESKEYCKYPPPEGFPELKKLILKDLNLEDMDILVTAGGTESLYLCMNDILEPEDNVITCDPGYLIIDNFASRFSNKVISVPIYSGDNDYKLTPEIVKEYMDDNTKIIVLIDPLNPLGSCYTEEEIKEFAKIAEENDLYLLHDITYRDFAREHFLAAHYAPNHTITIYSFSKIFGMAGLRIGSIIGIKETINSVRTILINDLGTNLIAQAGAIAALKSKDSWIDEITNITRNNQILIKECVDEIKGVFIPVYPSDGNMLAIDLKATGISPKEMANYLLDKKIFTREGNYTSKLFGDNYLRVSFSIPEEKVKIFVREFKIAVEELRK
- the radB gene encoding DNA repair and recombination protein RadB, which encodes MKSLANISNPSKIQTNSSLDLILGGGIEKRNITQFYGPPGSGKTNISLDLAVQVAKNGKKVAYIDTEGGISIDRVKQLAKNDFEVISNNIIVFEPNSFQEQSNNLKTIESWINSNEDDIDLIIIDSAVALYRLKEGKKSNLLNRELGTQMGSLSRMARKYDIAVVITNQIYSTFEDERSSTIIPVGGTILRYWSKIIVELSKSGINGQRIATLKRHKSIAEGTSIKFSITNNGIE
- a CDS encoding L-threonylcarbamoyladenylate synthase; this translates as MKIVQMDQNNPDLDLIDEATEVLTSGGVVLYPTDTVYGLGANVFNEKAVEKVYNIKNRDYFKPLSVCVSSIDEILLIADVGNNKTHQILKNNLPGPFTFIFYKKEPIHNYATKNHKVGIRIPENIISRKLTQSFPITTTSANLSGKKTLNNPDEIINQLNEGIDFVIDVGRLKQSEPSTIVDLTRKEPKILRKGSGILKSF
- the pgsA gene encoding archaetidylinositol phosphate synthase codes for the protein MLERFRPLLKKILEPFAKRININPNILTLISPLIAIISAIFFGTGNLLLGGIFILISGVFDVFDGAIARYHNKTSDFGAFLDSTMDRFSDAIIIIGIIWGGYTSWLLGILAIHSAITVSYVRARAEAKGIECNVGIAERATRLIILMVGAFIAWLFGSIFMNWTIIILIILSYITVAQRIHHVWKKTSYERIGL
- a CDS encoding DUF357 domain-containing protein, producing the protein MDCNERILIDIEKLDESFEKVESIKLSQEEKEIIRRAENYKEDCKYYLEKGDELTSFGCITYAHGLVDAILLNHHIN